The DNA segment TGAAATTAAATTTGCTATTTACATGGAGGGATGCTTGCCCGACGTGAAGAATGAAAAGGTGGGGAGGGTTGGGGCACGAAACCTGTCAGAGAAAGATCCCGAAGTACGCAGAGCCTTCAGGTTAAGCAACTATGTCATATTATGAAGCTTTACCAAAAATAAGGATAGTTTTTAATATTTGAACTAAAGTAATTTAAAATGAACCACATAGACACATAGTAGGACATAGAAAAACCCCTTTATTAAATTTGCTGGTTTAAATAGTGACTGCCAGTAAACACCCTGAATATGATTTTCAACATTAGGAGTTTTCTGGCAAATACTAAATAGTAAAAAACTATGATCCCTATGTACCTATGTGGTTCAAAAACCGGTTTGTTGTATCAATCAATCAGATAAACCTGACGACTACGCACACGTAAGGGACTGACAGAGTTTTAAAGGAAGAATAAACACTTCCAGGTCTGAAAGAGGGATTGTTTAAAAAAGTGTGTCAGGTTATTTCTTTTTTCCTTTTGTTAGCGTTTTTGTCTTCTCGGATTCGGGCAAATAGTTTTCGGAGGTAATTACTTTTTCGCCGCTTTCTTTCTCTAATTCTTTGAGCGCATTTCCTGCAATTCTGCCACCGATTTGTGCCGCTTTTTTATTCTCAATAAAACCCTTTGCATTTTTAGCCCTGGTAACTTTTGTAGTGGATGCCTCGCCCAACATCGAAAAGATCAATTCAAGGTCGGTCATGTGGTCGCGTAGGTTTTGACTTTTAAGACTTTTGAATGTTTTGTACTCTGATGGAGTCATTCCAAAGGTAGCTTTTGAGATTTCAGCAGTCAGGATGGCGTATTCGATTTGTTCTTTTACACCTCTGTTTTTCCATTCTTCAGTAAGTTCCTCACGGATGGCAATGCTACGCATCCGTTTTTCAATCCAATCGTCAGGATAGCCTTTGAGTTTGTAAAGTTCCCGTGTACGCTGTGTGGCTAATTCCGGATTTTCGATTTCATCCAGCCTGTCCGAGCCCACCTGAGCCAGCCAAAGTTTAAAAGGTTCAGCTTTTGGCGAAGGGATGGATTGGATAATCCGGAGAAGACCTTTGGCGTTTGCACAGCCCATCTTTTGCAATCCGCCTTGCGTTTGAACTAAAAGGGTAGGTACAATTTGTACCCATCCTTTGGCAAGTTCGGCATCCCGCTGACGCATACGTTTTACGTATTGTTTGGGGTCTTTGCTATCGGTAAGAACTGCTACGACATCTTCCACAACAAAATACCATTTCTGCTCTTTTTCGTTCCAGACCGAACGGATCTCTTTGCTCTCAAAAAGTTTAATATTGCTCATCATTCTTTTATTTATAATGGATTAAGGATTATTTCTTCAATCAATTTCGAAAGGTAAAAGTCATCAACTCAGGGTTCAAAAATAACAAAAAAAAATTGAAGTTTTAACAAAAAAGGAATGGTCAGCATCTGTTATTATTGATGAGACAAGCCGGAATAATCTAAGAGTACGTAAAATTTGATCTTGAAGTTAATCCAGATAATACTTATTTAATTTTTACAGGATTTTGTGAACTGCCGAATAGATAAATCAGATATACTGTGCCATGTTTGAACTCATAAAAAATAATGGTTTGTTTGGACAAAACAGCTTTTCTTAACCTCGGCTGAATTTCTGATTTGGGAAATAATTTCGGATTTCCAGAAATTAAAACCAGAAGACTTGAAAGACGTTTTTTAAAGTTATCAACTTCTCTTTGTGTCCAGCGATTTTGGAGATAATCAAGGATAGCCTCCAAATTCCGGATTGCTTCTTCTGTCCAAATAATTGGATAATCAGAGGCCATAGCGATTTTTTACTGTTTCGTGTGGAATAATTCTACCATCATCAAGGTCTTTCAGGCCGCGCTCAATACCGGCTTTTTGCTCATTTGTGAGGTCATCCCACCAATCTTCTCCCTTTGATGATTCATCTTTGATGATTTTCAGGTAGTTGATGGTTTCCAGGTCGGTGAGATTTGCCATCCAGGTTATCAGTTCGAGCTTAATGGTTTCCTGTGTCATTTTAGTCAATTTTGCGCAAAGTTACATTTATTTGATTTACCGAATCTGCCAATATCGCTTTGGAACCCTGTCAGGGTTTGTGGAAGCAATAGTGGGTAGTGGAAATTTAATGGGCTTTTAGCATTTTTTGTATCATTGCATCACGATTTTATTTTTGCTATGGGGGATTAAAATTTTTGAACTATGCAACAAACAAACTTATCGGTGCGCGACAGTTTCGGGTCAAAGTTGGGAATCATTGCTGCGGCAGCCGGATCGGCGGTTGGGTTGGGTAATATCTGGAGATTTCCTTATTTGACGGGAGAGAACGGCGGTGCAGCTTTTCTCGTAGTTTATCTGGTTTTCATGCTGGCGATTGGAGTGCCGGTCATGCTATCGGAATTGATCATCGGACGGCGTGCCCAGCGGAACGCCTTCGGCGCTTTTCGTTTTTTAAAGCCCGGCCAACCGTGGTATCTGATCGGACTGATGGGCATTGCAGCAGCTTTCATGATCCTTGCTTTTTACAGCACCATCGCCGGTTGGACGCTCGAATACCTTTACCGTTCGATCATCAATGGTTTTGCAGGAAAATCAACCGGTGAGCTGCAGGAAACCTTTGATACCTTTCAAACCAGCGGGCTGATGCCGGTATTCTGGCAAATGATCTTTATGTTCCTCACTGCCTTAATCGTTTGGAAAGGAGTCAAAAACGGGATTGAAAAATACTCCAAGATCCTGATGCCAGTCTTACTTCTGATCATAATCATTATTTCTGTGCGTTCAATCACACTGCCCGGAGCTATGCAGGGGCTTACCTTCCTATTCAAGCCTGACTTTTCGAAAATAGATGCCAACGTGATCCTTGTTGCCCTTGGTCAGGCTTTTTTCTCGCTAAGTATCGGGATGGGAACAATTATTACCTATGGTTCTTACATTAACAAAAAAGACAACCTTGCCAACACTGCCCTCGCTGTTTCAGGCGCTGACACTCTGATTGCCGTGCTCGCCGGAGTAGCCATTTTTCCAGCTGTTTTTGCTTTCGGCATTCAGCCTGATGCCGGTCCTGGCCTTGTATTTATTACCTTACCGAATATTTTCCAGCAAATGGCCGGGGGTTATTTCTGGTCGCTGATCTTTTTTGTTTTGCTTGCCGTTGCAGCCCTCACTTCAACCATTTCGGTGCTCGAGGTTGTGGTGGCTTATTTTTCGGAAGAACTGAACATGACCCGCAAAAAAGCTACGGTTATTGCCAGCGTGTCAATTTCAATCCTCGGAGTTTTTTGCACTTTATCACAAGGACCAATGAACTACCTCCGCATTTTCAGGGATACATTTTTTGACGACCTGGAGTATTTATCTGCCAATGTAATGCTTCCACTGGGAGGGTTGCTGATTGTGCTGTTTGTCGGCTGGTTTATGGGTTTGGCCAATGTGAAAGCTGAAATCTCAAATGAGGGTCTTCTGAAAGCAAGGTTTTTCGGTGTACTCATATTCATCCTGAAGTTTTTGGCGCCAATTGCCATTGCATTGGTGTTTCTCAATGGGATCGGATTATTGACATTTTAGTTAGGCTCCGCCGGGAAACTATTCATGTTGACATCAACCCTCCCGACTTTGCCGGGATAAATTCCGGGAGCAATGATTTTCAACGATGTACTCCCTTAAGGGTAGGGTTAATCAATCGTTGAAAATCTATTTTAGGGAGTTTTTTGGCGGAGACTGGTTAAAATCCTACATTTGCCAAAATTTCCCCGGACGTTGGCAAAACTGACTCGAAATACAAAATCGTTTTTCATCATCAGCAAGGGGCAGCGTAATGCGATGCTGGTTCTTTTCGCTCTGCTTTTGCTGATGATCTTGACCTACTTTATTTTGCCTTTTCTCATTCAGCCTGATAAAGGCCAAACCAGTACATTTGAAGAAGAA comes from the Bacteroidales bacterium genome and includes:
- a CDS encoding Bro-N domain-containing protein; this encodes MMSNIKLFESKEIRSVWNEKEQKWYFVVEDVVAVLTDSKDPKQYVKRMRQRDAELAKGWVQIVPTLLVQTQGGLQKMGCANAKGLLRIIQSIPSPKAEPFKLWLAQVGSDRLDEIENPELATQRTRELYKLKGYPDDWIEKRMRSIAIREELTEEWKNRGVKEQIEYAILTAEISKATFGMTPSEYKTFKSLKSQNLRDHMTDLELIFSMLGEASTTKVTRAKNAKGFIENKKAAQIGGRIAGNALKELEKESGEKVITSENYLPESEKTKTLTKGKKK
- a CDS encoding sodium-dependent transporter produces the protein MQQTNLSVRDSFGSKLGIIAAAAGSAVGLGNIWRFPYLTGENGGAAFLVVYLVFMLAIGVPVMLSELIIGRRAQRNAFGAFRFLKPGQPWYLIGLMGIAAAFMILAFYSTIAGWTLEYLYRSIINGFAGKSTGELQETFDTFQTSGLMPVFWQMIFMFLTALIVWKGVKNGIEKYSKILMPVLLLIIIIISVRSITLPGAMQGLTFLFKPDFSKIDANVILVALGQAFFSLSIGMGTIITYGSYINKKDNLANTALAVSGADTLIAVLAGVAIFPAVFAFGIQPDAGPGLVFITLPNIFQQMAGGYFWSLIFFVLLAVAALTSTISVLEVVVAYFSEELNMTRKKATVIASVSISILGVFCTLSQGPMNYLRIFRDTFFDDLEYLSANVMLPLGGLLIVLFVGWFMGLANVKAEISNEGLLKARFFGVLIFILKFLAPIAIALVFLNGIGLLTF
- a CDS encoding type II toxin-antitoxin system RelE/ParE family toxin, with protein sequence MASDYPIIWTEEAIRNLEAILDYLQNRWTQREVDNFKKRLSSLLVLISGNPKLFPKSEIQPRLRKAVLSKQTIIFYEFKHGTVYLIYLFGSSQNPVKIK